The genomic stretch GCACTGGAGCACTTCGAACAGCTCGCCGTTGTGGCGCCGGAGAAGCAGGTCTGAAGCATGCTGCAGGTTCAACGCATGACGGTATTGCTCAAACGGCTCAAAGCGCTGCAGACCAGCAAATTTACCAAGCTCACTTCCTGCCCGCTTAAAATCGTCCAAAGCTCTCCCTCCTTCCACTAGCCGCTTTGTTTACCGAAACGCTTCTCCCAAGCGTTCATGACTTGTTGCTGGTGCGAAGACATCGGAATCACTTTTTGACTGCCCGACCGTTGCGGTATCTTCGACTGCTTCTGTTTCTCAATCTGTTTTTGCTCAAGATCGCGTCGGTAGTCGGCTACTGTACGAATGCCTTTCGTGAACCACTCGCCGAGAATACGCCAAAGGTACATTGGGCTGTCAGGCTTATTCACGAGAGCCGCTTCAAAAGCGAACACGATGACCTCTTCTTGCATGCCGTCGTTCAGATAATCGTTCACGAAGGTCCAGTCTGCTTGTCGCATTGGTCGGCCAAATGTTTCGCGAAAGATCCTCTGCATGGATTGAAGAGGCTTCTCCGCTCGCGCATGCGTGTCAGTCATTCCGTCATTCATACATTCATTCATTCCTTCTTGAAGAAACGCATCCGATAAAGAATCTGGTAAGCCTTCTGGTAAAGGAACTGGTAAACCATCTGGTAAAGAGTCTGGTAAACCATCTGGTAAAATTTCTTTACCAGTTTGGTGTGCGGTCGTATCTGGTAAAGAATCTGGTAAAATATTTTGACCAGTTTGGGCGGTGAATGGGATGAACCAGTACCGCCCGCTGTTCTTTTTCTTCTCGACGCCTTCGTACCGAATGCGTCCTTTTTGGATGAGATTGTTTCGCGATTTTTGCAGAGTTGGTTTGCTGATCCCACCAAGCTTCGACATCAATGAGTCGTTGCGTACCACAAACCCGTCAGAGGAACCGTTCTTTTGCCAGAGCATAAATAGATGCATCCATAGCGCCTGATCGATTGAACTCAACGGATTTGTTTCGAGCCAGTCAGCAAACGCCTTCAACTCTTTGTAGCAATCAGCCATCAGACCAACCCCATTTCCCTCATGAAGCGGCTTGGTAGCGGTGTAGTGGTGTTTTTATACACCGTCACTTCGCGTGGCCGCGTGAGCACCAAAAGGCGTTTGGCGCGTGTCACGGCTACGTACATCAGCCTGCGCTCTTCCTCCAAGTCTTCTTCCGACTTCACTGCCTTTTTCGAGGGGAACGTCTCCTCGTTCATGCCGATCATGAAAACTGTGTCAAACTCAAGTCCCTTACTTCCGTGGACGGTCATCAGCTGCACGGCGTCAACTTCCTTGCGGTAGTAGTCCTGGATGTCTCGAATCCGCAGCCACTTTATGAACGTCTGGATGTCGTACGGGTCACCAACTTGCTCCTGCTGGCGGCACCATCGGTTGATCGCCCGGAGAGCCTGTATCATGTCCTCGATGCGATTTTGAAGCCCTTGTGCTTCATAGAACACCTTCATGCCAAGCTCGTAGGAACAGCGTTTAAAAGCTTCGATCGCGTCAACGTTCCAGAAGTCGAAAACCCGCCCTTCTCGGAGCGAACGTGCGCGCCCAACAAGGTGCCGAACAGCCTCGTTCTCGCTGTCCGCCAGAACGTCCTCAAGCGTCTTTCCGGTCGTCTCCATCTCGGTGATCGCCCGCGTCATTTCAAGATCGGTCAAGCGTGTCACCGGAAAGTTGACACATGCCTGCAGCGCGCGCGAGTCGGACGGATTGATCACATACTCGACAAAACGGATTGCTGTGGCGATGTCGCGCTTTTGGAAGATGTCGGCGCTTTGACTCACGACCTGCGCTGGCACATTGGCCGCGGCGAGCTGATTACGAACGATTTCGAGCTGATGATTCGTGCGCGCCAGAACAGCGATGTCGGAGTACTTCCGCTCGGCCATCTGGTAGGCGTTCGCTTTCTGCACGATCCGGAAAGCCTCAGCCTCCATCGAGTCGAGCTCATGAAATTCGATCGACGGGCCTTCTTTGTCGGCGATCAGCTTTTTGTCAGTCCTGTTCTGGTTGTGCTGGATCAGCCGGTTGGCCGCGTTGACAATCTCATGCGTCGAACGGTAGTTAAACTCCAACTTCACCGTCTCGCAGCCTTCGAACTCGTTGGAGAAGTTCAGGATGTTCTCAACGCGCGCGCCCCGAAAGCGATAGATCGATTGGTAGTCGTCGCCGACGACGAACAAATTTTCAGGAGCCAAGGCTTTGATGATCGCCATCTGCACGCCGTCCGTGTCTTGAAACTCGTCGACGAAGACATATTTGAAGTCGTTGCGGTAGTAGGCGGTGATGTCCTCCTGCACCATCAGGCTGAGCGTGCGTGTCAGAAGTTCATCGAGCGATACTGCGTTGTTGCGGCGGAGCCGGAACATGTACTCCCGCGCTGCCTGTTCGGACTCGTAGCTCATGAACTCTTCCTCGCCGCTGGCAAGTTGGTTGATGTCATGCAGCACGTCATCGACCTTCGTTTTGTACTTGCATTCCTTGATCACCGTTTTGATGATCGCTTCCTGGTCTTCCGGATCGTAGATCGTGAAGTTCGGCTCGATGCCGACCCGTTCTCCCCACTGCCGCAGCGCTTGGACACAAAAGGCGTGGAAAGTGTTGCAGAAAAGCTTTTTGGCTTGCTCTTCGCCTATGAGCTTTGCGATCCGTTCCTTCATCTCATGTCCAGCAAGACGGGTAAAAGTGAGCGCCAGCATGTTGCTGGTGCCGACTCGCATTTCATCGTGCAGATGAGCGATCCTACGCGTGAGGACGGCCGTCTTGCCCGTCCCCGCCCCGGCCAAAGTCAAAATAACTTGCGAATCACTAGTGACTGCCTGTTGCTGAGCTTGGTTCAAGCTCGTCATTGTCCTTCATCCTCTCAAAAAGACGATTTACTTCAGCTGTTGCTAACTTCAAATCCCCAATCATTTCAACCAAGTAAGAGGGAACGTCCATTTTGCATTTTTGATATAAGTCAGCTGCTTTACGAGCATAGAAGAGAGCTGAGTTAAAGTCGCCGATTCCAAACAAAATTCGAGCAATTGTGAACAGGAGCGTTGCCTTTATCTGTCCTGAGACCAAATTCTCAACCGCCATTTCGTAAGCAGACAAAATCCAATCAACCGCTTGGTCATTATGCGAACCTTCATAGGTCTTTGCGATTGAAACATAGACCCGAAGCATCTCCTTTGACCAATCCAACCTTTGAAGGTGACTCAAACTTTGCTGGTAACACGCCAGAGCGTTCTCATAATTTTGCTCGGAAGTAGCGATTGCACCGAGTGTCCAGTGCATAACTCCAAGATCGTAATCGTTGAGCACCGTCTGAAAGCTTGCATGATCAGCCAAATACCGTTTGGCTTTTTCGAACTCACCATTCGTCGCAGCCGCCTCTGCAAACTTGATTGTTTTTTTGATTTCAGCAAGTCGCAGGCCAAGATTTTCAGGTTCTTTGTAGAGCTCTTCAAGCGTGACGTTAAGCTTCATGGCCAATTGAGCCAACGTGTCATAGGAAGGTTGAATGCTTCCTTTCTCGATTTGACTGATGTAGCTACGCGTGACAATTCCATCTGCTAGTTCTTGCTGAGTCAGCTTGGCTACTTTGCGCAACTCTTTAATGCGCTGTCCAATATGTGAGCTAGAACGGGAGGTCATCGGATTCACCCACTCCTTCCTGAACAGTTGGAAATGCCTGATCCTGCTGAAGTTCTTCACCGAGCACGTGGAGCGACCAACTTTCCGGCAGTCCCGGAAGCAACCACTCGTCCTCACCGCGTTTGTAAGGCAGAACACCAGCCACGATGATGTTGTCAAGCTTGTCCGCCAGAGCATCAAGGCCGGTGAACAAGTTGCGCAAATTGGTACCATCCAAGTTCTCGATGTTGTCGAGAGCAAGAACACGGACTGGCGGCTTCGCACGCTCGATGACGGCGACGAGGAAGGCGATTAATGTCATGATCTGCTGACCCGTAGACAGTGCATCGAACATGCGGCGCTCTTCACCGATCTGCCAGCCGAAATCGAATACCTCTTGGCCGGTGTCTGACTCAGTCTGGAAGAAGATCTCCGCACCGATGCCGATCGCTCGGAGGTTCACTTCGATGTCGGCGCGCATCGGGTCGAGCA from Tumebacillus algifaecis encodes the following:
- a CDS encoding helix-turn-helix domain-containing protein, whose protein sequence is MTSRSSSHIGQRIKELRKVAKLTQQELADGIVTRSYISQIEKGSIQPSYDTLAQLAMKLNVTLEELYKEPENLGLRLAEIKKTIKFAEAAATNGEFEKAKRYLADHASFQTVLNDYDLGVMHWTLGAIATSEQNYENALACYQQSLSHLQRLDWSKEMLRVYVSIAKTYEGSHNDQAVDWILSAYEMAVENLVSGQIKATLLFTIARILFGIGDFNSALFYARKAADLYQKCKMDVPSYLVEMIGDLKLATAEVNRLFERMKDNDELEPSSATGSH
- a CDS encoding ATP-dependent helicase: MTSLNQAQQQAVTSDSQVILTLAGAGTGKTAVLTRRIAHLHDEMRVGTSNMLALTFTRLAGHEMKERIAKLIGEEQAKKLFCNTFHAFCVQALRQWGERVGIEPNFTIYDPEDQEAIIKTVIKECKYKTKVDDVLHDINQLASGEEEFMSYESEQAAREYMFRLRRNNAVSLDELLTRTLSLMVQEDITAYYRNDFKYVFVDEFQDTDGVQMAIIKALAPENLFVVGDDYQSIYRFRGARVENILNFSNEFEGCETVKLEFNYRSTHEIVNAANRLIQHNQNRTDKKLIADKEGPSIEFHELDSMEAEAFRIVQKANAYQMAERKYSDIAVLARTNHQLEIVRNQLAAANVPAQVVSQSADIFQKRDIATAIRFVEYVINPSDSRALQACVNFPVTRLTDLEMTRAITEMETTGKTLEDVLADSENEAVRHLVGRARSLREGRVFDFWNVDAIEAFKRCSYELGMKVFYEAQGLQNRIEDMIQALRAINRWCRQQEQVGDPYDIQTFIKWLRIRDIQDYYRKEVDAVQLMTVHGSKGLEFDTVFMIGMNEETFPSKKAVKSEEDLEEERRLMYVAVTRAKRLLVLTRPREVTVYKNTTTPLPSRFMREMGLV
- a CDS encoding DnaD domain protein; protein product: MADCYKELKAFADWLETNPLSSIDQALWMHLFMLWQKNGSSDGFVVRNDSLMSKLGGISKPTLQKSRNNLIQKGRIRYEGVEKKKNSGRYWFIPFTAQTGQNILPDSLPDTTAHQTGKEILPDGLPDSLPDGLPVPLPEGLPDSLSDAFLQEGMNECMNDGMTDTHARAEKPLQSMQRIFRETFGRPMRQADWTFVNDYLNDGMQEEVIVFAFEAALVNKPDSPMYLWRILGEWFTKGIRTVADYRRDLEQKQIEKQKQSKIPQRSGSQKVIPMSSHQQQVMNAWEKRFGKQSG